The following coding sequences lie in one Megalodesulfovibrio gigas DSM 1382 = ATCC 19364 genomic window:
- a CDS encoding EAL domain-containing protein, with protein sequence MNKAGRLLLRAIEFADAHENRPLLLVVQRGLSLVLPLILVGSLGLMFQNAPFGLGELLESTLGPSWSTLWDTLVSGTFGIAALALLCAFTGSMAMLHNQQRIGPFVSPSLAIVVVMSCAFVLIAPREPAEWENIFYINRSFLLSLAVSIAGSTLFLRLSRLRALQLPMTTVGHDPVVRDVLTVMPAGIAAIFIFGVARILLNFIGIPDVDEAVRALLLAPFAQASDTLGFGLAYTGITQLLWLVGMHGPHMLSGVEEHILVPAAQANIAAWHDGAAPVFIFTKPFFDAFTRMGGSGSTLCLIIAIFLGSRDTGSRKLCRFALLPALCNVNEPLLFGIPLVFNPVYCIPFLCAPLLQTVTAYLATVLELVPRTAGEAFWTTPALVSGYAATHSLAGVAMQVVNLAVGVSMYLPFVRLADTMQERRGKRVLSALQQAAACCHIGPGGRKCLDLPGEAGRLAKALANDLAATLDRHDQLFLVYQPQLHGTLHRITGVEALIRWRHPVYGFIAPPVIIALAEDAGFIDKLGLQVLADACALRAAWVDRVPDDLRISVNVSPRQLLHPHFPENVLAVLTDAGLASHLLELEITESSVLEPNPHILEALKTLQGQGVRVAIDDFGMGHASLRYLRAFPVDTIKIDRSLTLDYGASVNEHIVRSIVELGQAMGISTVVEGVEQHTQLERFLALGCSIFQGYLFSRPLPGEECLHYIRTQPSRD encoded by the coding sequence ATGAACAAAGCGGGTCGATTGCTTCTCCGGGCCATCGAATTTGCTGATGCCCATGAGAACCGTCCCTTGCTGCTGGTGGTGCAGCGGGGGTTGTCGCTGGTGCTTCCCTTGATCCTGGTGGGTTCTCTGGGGCTCATGTTCCAAAACGCCCCGTTCGGGCTTGGCGAACTGCTGGAGAGTACGCTCGGCCCTTCGTGGAGCACCCTGTGGGATACGCTGGTAAGCGGCACCTTCGGCATCGCTGCCCTGGCCCTTTTGTGCGCATTTACCGGCAGCATGGCCATGCTGCACAATCAACAGCGGATCGGCCCGTTTGTCAGTCCCTCCCTGGCCATCGTGGTGGTCATGTCGTGCGCGTTCGTGCTCATCGCCCCCCGGGAACCTGCCGAGTGGGAAAACATCTTTTATATCAACCGCAGTTTTTTGTTGTCGCTGGCTGTCAGCATTGCCGGCAGCACCCTGTTCCTGCGCCTCTCCAGGCTTCGCGCGCTGCAGCTTCCCATGACCACGGTGGGGCACGACCCCGTGGTGCGCGATGTCCTGACGGTGATGCCGGCCGGCATTGCCGCCATTTTTATTTTCGGCGTGGCGCGAATCCTGCTGAACTTCATAGGGATTCCCGATGTGGATGAGGCAGTGCGCGCCCTGTTGCTTGCGCCCTTTGCCCAGGCTTCGGACACCCTGGGGTTCGGCTTGGCGTATACGGGCATCACGCAACTGCTGTGGCTTGTGGGCATGCACGGACCGCACATGCTCTCCGGCGTGGAAGAACACATCCTCGTGCCGGCAGCCCAGGCCAACATCGCCGCGTGGCACGACGGCGCAGCCCCCGTGTTCATCTTCACCAAGCCATTCTTCGACGCCTTCACCCGCATGGGTGGGTCCGGCTCCACGCTGTGCCTGATCATTGCCATATTCCTTGGCAGCCGAGACACCGGCAGCCGCAAATTGTGCCGGTTCGCCCTGCTGCCCGCCCTATGCAATGTCAATGAACCTTTGCTGTTCGGCATCCCGCTGGTGTTCAATCCTGTCTATTGCATCCCGTTTCTGTGTGCTCCCCTGCTGCAGACCGTAACGGCCTACCTGGCCACGGTTCTGGAGCTTGTCCCCCGCACCGCCGGCGAAGCATTCTGGACCACGCCCGCCCTTGTGAGCGGGTACGCGGCCACGCACTCGCTGGCTGGTGTGGCCATGCAGGTGGTAAATCTGGCCGTCGGCGTCTCCATGTACCTTCCTTTTGTGCGACTGGCAGACACCATGCAGGAACGCCGGGGCAAGCGCGTGCTCAGTGCCTTGCAGCAGGCTGCGGCCTGCTGCCACATTGGTCCTGGGGGGCGAAAATGTCTGGATTTGCCCGGCGAAGCAGGCCGCCTGGCCAAGGCGCTGGCCAACGATCTGGCCGCAACCCTGGACAGGCATGACCAGCTTTTTCTTGTCTACCAGCCCCAGCTGCACGGGACGCTCCATCGCATCACCGGCGTGGAAGCCTTGATCCGCTGGCGACATCCTGTGTACGGGTTCATCGCCCCGCCCGTCATCATCGCTCTGGCTGAAGACGCCGGCTTCATCGATAAACTCGGCCTGCAAGTGCTCGCCGACGCCTGCGCCCTGCGCGCCGCCTGGGTGGACAGGGTGCCGGACGATCTGCGCATCTCCGTCAATGTGTCCCCGCGCCAGCTCCTGCATCCGCATTTTCCAGAAAATGTCCTGGCAGTGCTGACAGACGCGGGCCTCGCGTCACATCTGCTGGAGCTTGAAATCACCGAATCCTCGGTGCTTGAGCCAAACCCCCACATCCTGGAGGCGCTGAAGACATTGCAGGGACAGGGCGTGCGCGTGGCCATTGACGATTTCGGCATGGGGCATGCCTCGCTTCGATATTTGCGGGCATTTCCTGTGGATACCATCAAAATAGACCGTTCCCTGACCCTCGACTACGGCGCCAGCGTCAACGAACATATCGTCCGCAGCATCGTGGAGCTTGGCCAGGCCATGGGCATCTCCACCGTGGTGGAAGGTGTGGAACAGCACACCCAGCTTGAACGCTTTCTGGCGCTTGGCTGCTCCATTTTCCAGGGGTACCTGTTCAGCCGGCCACTGCCGGGCGAAGAGTGCCTGCACTACATCCGCACGCAGCCATCGCGTGACTGA
- a CDS encoding methyl-accepting chemotaxis protein: protein MQATREVDTAIRGIQQGASTNIANVEKAAATIAAATGLADASGRALKEIVALVDQTTDQVRSIATASEEQSAASEEIARNIEAVQRLSSEASDSMQQSAQAVSELASQGQRLRRLVDDLKTETGRR, encoded by the coding sequence ATGCAGGCCACCCGCGAGGTGGATACGGCCATTCGCGGCATCCAGCAGGGGGCATCCACCAACATCGCCAACGTGGAAAAGGCTGCCGCCACCATTGCTGCGGCCACTGGTCTGGCAGACGCCTCCGGCCGGGCGCTCAAGGAAATTGTGGCGTTGGTGGATCAGACCACGGATCAGGTGCGCTCCATCGCCACCGCTTCGGAGGAACAGTCTGCCGCCAGCGAAGAGATCGCCCGAAACATCGAAGCCGTGCAGCGCCTCTCGTCGGAGGCCTCGGATTCCATGCAGCAGAGCGCCCAGGCCGTGAGCGAGCTGGCGTCCCAGGGGCAGCGGTTGCGCAGGCTTGTGGATGACCTCAAGACCGAGACTGGCCGGCGTTGA
- a CDS encoding RNA-binding domain-containing protein, whose product MERIMVDVVKSEQDYALHLDGRVAVTPGGRALRSPSLRLMELLVRDACESAPDRLAAQSLLETQLDEAEPAPAVLRQALLQALTLDPLVARKFPGQTAAASAGVWLEDDVPPMFLQYGGLVEAFAKAVAYLLEHGLAEYPAVQQDFVHFSNALAAVLEGMSPAWLAALARLQARHAVGLVLPLLLVTDSLSPSEYAALAVSQGTCTAAAAMQRYQILRQDAWTVREFLHTAPVLQRPSLRALIARGESYHLEFKSTLRCNLHTGKHDAAITHAALKSLAGFLNSGGGVLLLGVRDDGSIQGIEADGFPNLDRFGLHFWQTVEAGLGGGVCPFVETHFESLDGGTVCMVSCMESPRPVFLHAKSGEDEFYIRVGGSSRRLGVRDALEYISLHFKKD is encoded by the coding sequence ATGGAGCGGATTATGGTGGACGTCGTCAAGAGCGAGCAGGACTACGCCTTGCATCTGGACGGCCGTGTGGCCGTCACCCCTGGAGGGCGAGCGCTGCGATCCCCGAGTCTCCGGCTCATGGAGTTGCTGGTGCGGGACGCCTGCGAGTCCGCCCCGGATCGCCTTGCCGCGCAATCGCTGCTGGAAACCCAGCTGGACGAGGCCGAGCCGGCTCCTGCGGTCCTGCGGCAGGCCCTGCTCCAGGCGCTGACACTGGATCCCCTGGTGGCGCGAAAGTTTCCGGGCCAGACCGCGGCGGCGTCGGCCGGCGTCTGGCTGGAGGATGATGTGCCGCCCATGTTCCTCCAGTATGGCGGCCTGGTGGAGGCCTTCGCCAAGGCCGTGGCCTATCTGCTGGAGCATGGCCTGGCCGAATACCCCGCCGTGCAGCAGGATTTTGTGCATTTTTCAAATGCCCTGGCCGCTGTGCTGGAGGGGATGTCTCCGGCCTGGCTGGCCGCCCTGGCCCGGCTGCAGGCGCGGCATGCCGTGGGGCTGGTGTTGCCCCTGCTCCTGGTGACGGATTCCCTCTCTCCTTCGGAATATGCCGCCCTTGCCGTCAGCCAGGGCACATGCACGGCAGCGGCGGCCATGCAGCGGTATCAGATCCTGCGGCAGGACGCCTGGACCGTGCGCGAGTTCCTGCACACGGCCCCGGTCCTGCAGCGGCCGTCCCTGCGGGCGCTCATTGCCCGGGGCGAGAGTTATCATCTGGAATTCAAGTCCACCCTGCGTTGCAACCTCCACACGGGCAAGCACGATGCCGCCATCACCCATGCGGCCCTCAAGAGCCTGGCCGGGTTCCTGAACTCCGGCGGCGGCGTGCTGCTGCTGGGCGTGCGCGATGACGGCTCCATCCAGGGCATCGAGGCCGACGGCTTCCCCAACCTGGACCGCTTTGGCCTGCACTTCTGGCAGACCGTGGAAGCCGGGCTGGGTGGCGGCGTCTGCCCCTTCGTGGAGACGCACTTCGAGTCCCTGGATGGTGGCACAGTGTGCATGGTCAGCTGCATGGAAAGCCCCCGCCCGGTGTTCCTGCACGCCAAGTCCGGCGAGGACGAGTTCTACATCCGCGTGGGCGGTTCCAGCCGCAGGCTGGGTGTGCGGGATGCCCTGGAATACATCTCCCTGCACTTCAAGAAAGACTGA
- a CDS encoding glycogen/starch/alpha-glucan phosphorylase: protein MAAKRRTAASPDPRTDCSREGLRKAVLDNLFYATGHAQENAARGDWYTAVAYTVRDRMLKAWVQGIERIAADGDVRCVAYLSAEFLIGPQLGANMLALGITEPMREALASLGQDLDAIVFHEPEPGLGNGGLGRLAACFMDSLATLGVPAIGYGIRYEFGMFRQAIEDGAQVELADKWLRRPFPWELPRGGQQYEVRLGGKTHMETAPDGTLRVQWTPAKTVTACAHDIPVVGHGGTHCNLLRLWRAEAVEAFDFSTFNAGEYFSSVHDKIFSETITKVLYPNDDPYQGKQLRLGQQYLFVSASLQDMLHIHHSLGKPLETFHTTFAIQLNDTHPAVAVAELMRLLVDVHGMDWDTAWSVTTQTFAYTNHTLLPEALEKWPLPLFAEVLPRHLEIVYEINRRFLESVTAAHPEDPDLARRLSLIDETSPRFVRMAHLATVGSKAVNGVAALHSELLKRDVLGDLAAFFPEKFTNVTNGVTPRRWLALCNPALAACISNRIGTRWQDHFEEEIIRLEEFADDPDFQAQWQAAKLTNKQRLTHLAKTILRVELDPAALFDVQVKRIHEYKRQHLNVLRVIALYNRLRRNPGMDFVPRAVIFGGKAAPAYYLAKQIILLVNRVAEVVNTDPAVAGRLRVAFVPNFNVRSGQVIYPAADLSQQISLAGKEASGTGNMKFGINGAVTIGTLDGANVEMRACVGEENFFLFGLTTDEVQAVQRAGYSPAAHLEGNPELAEALDQIRSGVFSRGDAGCFRPLVDNLLHRDEYLVLADFASYMDCQDRAARTYADPAAWTRMSILNVARLGMFSSDRSIREYCRNIWNVPVE from the coding sequence ATGGCCGCCAAACGCCGCACCGCCGCCTCGCCTGATCCGCGCACGGACTGTTCCAGGGAAGGCCTGCGCAAGGCCGTGCTGGACAACCTGTTTTATGCCACCGGCCATGCCCAGGAAAACGCCGCGCGGGGGGACTGGTACACCGCCGTGGCCTACACCGTGCGCGATCGCATGCTCAAGGCCTGGGTGCAGGGGATTGAACGCATTGCGGCCGACGGGGATGTGCGCTGCGTGGCGTATCTTTCCGCGGAATTTCTCATCGGTCCGCAACTGGGAGCCAACATGCTGGCCCTGGGCATCACCGAGCCCATGCGCGAGGCGCTGGCCAGCCTGGGGCAGGATCTGGACGCCATCGTCTTCCACGAGCCTGAACCGGGGCTGGGCAACGGCGGCCTGGGCCGGTTGGCTGCCTGCTTCATGGATTCCCTGGCCACCCTGGGCGTACCGGCCATCGGGTACGGCATCCGCTACGAATTCGGCATGTTTCGCCAGGCCATCGAGGACGGCGCACAGGTGGAGCTGGCGGACAAGTGGCTGCGCCGGCCGTTCCCCTGGGAACTGCCCCGGGGCGGCCAGCAATACGAGGTGCGCCTGGGCGGCAAGACGCACATGGAAACCGCCCCCGACGGCACCCTGCGCGTGCAGTGGACACCGGCCAAAACCGTGACCGCCTGCGCCCACGATATCCCGGTGGTTGGCCATGGCGGCACGCATTGCAACCTGCTGCGCCTGTGGCGGGCCGAGGCCGTGGAGGCCTTCGACTTCAGCACCTTCAATGCCGGCGAGTATTTTTCCTCGGTCCACGACAAGATTTTTTCCGAAACCATCACCAAGGTCCTCTACCCCAACGACGACCCCTACCAGGGCAAGCAACTGCGGCTGGGGCAGCAGTATCTGTTCGTCTCCGCCTCCCTGCAGGACATGCTGCACATTCACCACAGCCTGGGCAAACCGCTGGAGACCTTCCACACCACCTTCGCCATCCAGCTCAACGATACCCACCCCGCCGTGGCTGTGGCCGAGCTCATGCGCCTGCTGGTGGACGTGCACGGCATGGACTGGGACACCGCCTGGAGCGTGACCACCCAGACCTTTGCCTACACCAACCACACCCTGCTGCCCGAAGCCCTGGAAAAGTGGCCCCTGCCGCTCTTTGCCGAGGTGCTGCCCCGGCATCTGGAAATCGTCTACGAAATCAACCGCCGCTTCCTGGAGTCCGTGACGGCTGCGCATCCCGAAGACCCCGACCTTGCCCGCCGGCTTTCCCTCATCGATGAAACCAGCCCCCGCTTCGTGCGCATGGCCCACCTGGCCACCGTGGGCAGCAAGGCCGTGAACGGTGTGGCCGCCCTGCATTCCGAGCTGCTCAAGCGCGACGTGCTGGGCGATCTGGCGGCCTTCTTCCCGGAAAAGTTCACCAACGTCACCAACGGCGTCACCCCGCGGCGCTGGCTGGCCCTGTGCAACCCGGCCCTGGCGGCCTGCATTTCCAACCGCATCGGCACGCGGTGGCAGGATCATTTTGAGGAAGAAATCATCCGCCTGGAGGAATTCGCCGATGACCCCGACTTCCAGGCCCAATGGCAGGCGGCCAAGCTGACCAACAAGCAGCGGCTGACGCATCTGGCCAAAACCATCCTGCGGGTGGAGCTGGATCCTGCGGCGCTCTTTGACGTGCAGGTCAAGCGCATCCACGAATACAAGCGCCAGCACCTGAACGTGCTGCGGGTCATCGCCCTGTACAACCGCCTGCGCCGCAACCCGGGCATGGACTTCGTGCCCCGGGCCGTGATTTTCGGCGGCAAGGCCGCGCCGGCATACTACCTGGCCAAGCAGATCATCCTGCTCGTCAACCGCGTGGCCGAGGTGGTCAACACAGACCCCGCCGTGGCTGGCCGGCTGCGCGTGGCCTTCGTCCCCAACTTCAACGTCCGCAGCGGGCAGGTCATCTACCCGGCGGCGGATCTCTCCCAGCAGATTTCCCTGGCCGGCAAGGAGGCCTCGGGCACCGGCAACATGAAATTCGGCATCAACGGCGCCGTGACCATCGGGACCCTGGACGGCGCCAATGTGGAGATGCGCGCCTGCGTGGGCGAGGAGAATTTTTTCCTCTTCGGCCTCACCACCGACGAAGTACAGGCTGTGCAGCGCGCCGGCTACTCCCCGGCCGCGCACCTGGAGGGCAACCCCGAACTGGCCGAGGCCCTGGACCAGATCCGCTCGGGCGTGTTCTCCCGCGGCGATGCCGGCTGCTTCCGCCCCCTGGTGGACAACCTCCTGCACCGCGACGAATACCTGGTGCTGGCGGACTTCGCCTCCTACATGGACTGCCAGGACCGCGCCGCCCGCACCTACGCCGACCCCGCAGCCTGGACGCGCATGTCCATCCTCAACGTGGCCCGGCTGGGCATGTTCTCCTCGGATCGCTCCATCCGCGAATACTGCCGGAACATCTGGAACGTGCCGGTGGAATAG
- a CDS encoding flavodoxin family protein has translation MKAIAINGSPRKNWNTATLLQHALDGAREAGAQTEIVHLYDLSFTGCVSCFACKKIDGKHYGHCAVKDDLAPVLQAVAEADVLLMGTPVYFGSETGEMRSCLERLLFPYLTYTPDYECIFPGRLQAGMIYTMNITEDMIPEFQYEQLLSRVRGYVARVFGNCELQICTDTLQFSDYAKYLSTRWDAVAKAARREEVFPQDCAKARALGAALTERAAATADR, from the coding sequence ATGAAAGCCATCGCCATCAACGGAAGTCCTCGCAAGAACTGGAACACCGCCACACTGCTGCAGCACGCCTTGGACGGTGCGCGGGAAGCCGGCGCGCAGACCGAGATCGTGCATCTGTACGACCTCTCCTTCACCGGCTGCGTCAGCTGCTTCGCCTGCAAGAAGATCGACGGCAAGCACTACGGCCACTGCGCCGTCAAGGACGATCTCGCCCCCGTGCTGCAGGCCGTGGCCGAAGCCGACGTGCTCCTGATGGGCACCCCGGTATATTTTGGCAGCGAAACCGGAGAGATGCGCTCATGTCTGGAGCGGCTGCTGTTCCCGTATCTGACCTACACCCCGGACTATGAGTGCATCTTCCCCGGCAGGCTGCAGGCCGGGATGATCTACACGATGAATATCACCGAGGACATGATCCCCGAATTCCAGTATGAGCAGCTGCTCTCCAGGGTCCGGGGGTACGTGGCCCGGGTGTTCGGCAACTGCGAGCTGCAGATCTGCACGGATACCCTGCAGTTTTCGGATTATGCCAAATATCTTTCCACGCGCTGGGACGCCGTGGCCAAGGCCGCACGGCGCGAGGAGGTCTTCCCGCAGGATTGCGCCAAGGCCAGAGCCCTGGGCGCAGCCTTGACCGAGCGGGCAGCGGCCACTGCCGACCGGTAG